The window AATACTGGGTTGGAGATATTGCTCTTTCTAAGAGTGCAAACTTTGATACTACAGAAAAACAGATTGATCTACAAGAggagttgaaagaatgCGAATACTGGTGCAACTTTTTAAGTAGGGAACAGTCTTTTGCGTTACTGGACTATTCAATAGAGAGGTTGGGAGTACTTTATTTTGGCTGTGTGAGTGATATAAGCGAGCTTTACTTGATACTTGAAATGTATTGGTATAGAAGAGAACATAAAAATGAGAAAGACGTGGTATTAACAGTCGATGCTCATTATTCCGATGCTCTGGTGTGGTCCATTTTTTGCCTAGCAGTACATTACATGCCTTCAAAAACACTTCACACTATCTTTCCTATACTCCCTCAACATGAATTGTTCAAACCGCTAGATCACGGTtatgattttgaagatagaTTTCAACGCAATCTTTCCCGATGTTTTGAGCGCTGCACCActactcttcttctcatgACGAATTTCACTGCAAATTCGGATATAAGGTTGATTCAGATCTACTTGATACTCTCCAGTACTATGTATCCACACAGACGCAATAACTCAAGCGATAGCCTGCTGCTTCAATCCTTCCATACAGCGAAGATCAAACACGTAAACGACTTCAAGCCTTTGATTAGCGACTCAGCCGCCCTACGTTTAACAAAGGTAACATGTGAGAAGATGTGGTATCGCTTATGTACCTGTGATTACCTTCAATCCAGTCCTAATAAGCCTATTACTTTCCATACGGAATTATCCTCATTATTGCAACATGCTGCCTACCTAGAAGATCTGCCTACCACAGATGTTTACCAAAGTGAAGACTCGTTTGAGGTTTTCTACTGGAAAGTGCTATCTCTTGATCGAGATTTGGATCAATACCTGACGAAAGAGCTTAAGCCGCCACTTAAGACGTTGGATGCCGTTCAGCGACAAGTGGAGATATTCAGCCGAAAATTAAGTTCGCCAGAGGAATCTACTTCTCTGGATTCGGAATTCGCTagatttttgatatcaTACTTGGTGGACGGAGTCTCTTGGAAGCTTCATAAGATGTTTTTTATTTACTATGGCATCTCTGCTAGCTTGGGTAAATCTATCCACTTCGCAAAGAGCTTGATCGCTCTTGTTATTAAAAACATGAAACTCCAAAAAGAATTATTCAATAGGCATCCAATAGTGATATGGTCACTTGCTAGAGTTGCTTTATTCTATCGCTTTCTTGAGATGTTCGACAGTTCGGCAGAGGTACAAGATATAAACTTGGATGTTAGCGATATTTTGCATTACTTGCCAAAAGGTTTCACCCCACACCTTAATGAACTAATCTACTTGCTTGAACGCTTACAGATGCTAAAGGATATGTGGGAATACACTGGGGATGCTGAGTTGAGAAAAACGTTCTCGCATCCAGTGTTCAGGATATTGCAGAGTGATATCGATACTGTATCACAGCAATATACTGAACGGCCTTCGATGATAAGTGGATCTGGTCCTCTCAGAACACagaaagtttcatcaaatttggagaaggaTACTGGGAATATAAGCGACTCTTATAGTTCACTCATTGAACGTTTTCAAGAACAGTGTCAGTTTGATATCCAGGTTTTAGCATCTCTCGAAAACTTTGTATAAACCTGGCAAATTTGCAATCTCAATTACATCTTTAAGCAGATTGTGGGGTGCTAAGAACCTTCTCTTTATGCATGGAAAAAGTACGTTTTCAAGGGCAGACGACATCTCTTCGGACCTGGTGACAAAGTGaattctctcttctttaaGCACATCTTCATTCGACGTGTCAACTAACTCAATAACCTCCGGGATGTATAATAAAGAAATTTGTCTCATAATGCCATCTAAGCACGGTTCTTCATTGTCCCAGTTTACCTTCGTGCCTAACCTGtaaatgaaaaatggtaACTTAGCAAAAGGCGGCGTATAGCCCTTCAGTAGTAGCGGAATGCTTTTCAGCTTGATCTCCTCGAGATTTGGAGCTTCGGTATGGGCAGTGAAATCTATTGCAAAATACTCTGCAAGCATTTCTCTCATATCCCATAATTTTTGCACAATTGTTAAAGCAAAGTCCTTGGTAAGATGCTCGAACCCAGATAGTATATTAACAAGTTTtagatcatcatctgatTCAGACTCGACAATGATCTTCCCGTAATTTGCGAAATCAGTCAAGCAGATCTGGTAAAATAATTCATAGCATATGGCTCCATAGTCTACAAGAAACAATTTCAAGTCGTGTTGGATTGAAGCGAGCCTTCTTTCAGGGTCCACGACTCCGacaaagatcaaatttgCAAATATGTCAGTCAAGTCCCTATGAGCGGAATTATCCACGGCCTCTCTAAGCCTCTTTACGCTAGATAAGTTGACATCTACCCTTTCTTGGGCGCTGTTCTGATAGTTAAGTGCTTTATCGTTGTGAGCGGCAACCTGCGAAGAATGAACCTGCGTGTCTTCGGCTGCTGAACCTGTCGGTTGCTTATTATCAGTTAACTCAGGATACTCCAATATCTGCTCTTCAGCTGTCTGTTGGGATGCGGCCTGGGATTGCCCTGGATTAAGGAACGTTGTAATCTTCGCCTGGGAGGCGTCCGTTCGTACCAATTTATTCTCGTGTCTTTTCACTATTGTAGGAGCATTCAAGGCATACCCACGAATTTGCGGCTGACTTGATTTACTGATTGCAGAGCTTGCTCTGCTACTGGTCCGTTGTGTTGAATTCAGTGACTTTCCCGTCAAAATCgttgaagctttgaaggatcGGGAGGAGTCAATATTTGACAAGAcatcattcaattcatgtgcaattttctcaatgatttcatcttGGTGCAAAAATCTAACTTCTCTCTTTGTTGGGTGCACATTTACATCTAGGACTTGAGGATTTATTTGTATGCTCAAATAAATGAAGGGTTTACTCCCCTTTGGTAGATGGTTTGCATAAATTTGTCGCAGAGCCCTCGCCAATGGGTTACAAGTCACAAGCCtattattgatgaagaatacaGGCgttgttgatttcttgaatgtAAAATCCAAATTGCTTACCTTTCCTGTAACTCTAGTAATGTCCAATTCTTCTAGCGGTTTCATTTCGAAATGTAGTAAACTTCGAGCGACAGCGTTACCGAAGACAACTCTAATTCTTTCCtcagttgaagaatctgCTCTGACCGTCGAACTAAACTGAGAGTCGCCAAACTTCTTGCAAGAGAATGCCACATGATCACAGTGAACAGAGTAGCGGCCAACAACGTCAAGGATCTTGGCATATTCTTCGCTAGGAGACCTCAGAGCTTGTAACCTCGAAGGCATATTGTAAAACAGATCCTCGACGAGAATCACCGTCCCGTCTTTACCAGCGACAGGCTTGGGCTCCCCGATTATCCTGCCTTCAGCATATGACACTCTCCAGGCACATTTGTCCTCAACCGTCTTGGTCGTAACCGTAACTCTAGCAATGTGCGATATACTGGCCAGTGCTTCTCCTCTAAAGCCATAAGTGGCTATACTCTCTAAATCCTCAAACTTAGTCAGCTTAGAAGTTGTAAACCGTTCACAAAGTAGTGGCATATCCTCCTTGTTGATACCGGATCCATTATCAGTAACCTGTAGTAGATTCATTCCCCCATCTCGAACCAAGATGTCTAGGGCTGTTGCCCCAGCATCAATACTGTTCTCCatcatttccttcaaagcgTTCATGGGAGATATGATGATCTCCCCAGCGGCTATCTTATTAACCACAGACTCATCCAGTGGTCTGATGCTCGAAACCATTGTattctttcctcttctgaACTATTCAAGTAGTGGTTAAGAACGATGAATTAAGCTCGCGCCAGTTAAAGACTAATGGGATTGGAAAGAGACTTTTACGGTACCGAATTGTTGGGTCATTGAGCAATTATTGGAGAGCTAAACAGTTTCCAGGATCATTAGGATGGCAAGCGTCCGCCCGGAGTCGGCAGGGATATAACAGTAGCTTGGTAAAGCTCAACGGCTACAAAAATTACAGATTAAAGCTCTCAAGGTGGTAAATTGTACCAATAAGGCTTTCAGCATTAATTACAGGGAGTGTCTTACGAGTAGCGTTTTTCCGGTCAGGATAGCTGGCCAAGTACTTGGAAAAGCTGGGAAACTCCAGGCTAAAATCGACTGTTACGTACTTCATTAGTCCTTCATGGTCTAGATGTTTGTTGGTCGTCAAAAGAGCATTCGCAGCTCTATTTAAGCTCAATACTCGTTTATCTGTTGTTATCGCTGCATATTTACAACGCGattaatgaaaagattcaattATGGTGAAGTGTCACCTCAATAGCCAAAATGCCTCCGATGCCACCTAGAGGGACCAAGAGACCCCATGAAGATGACACTGAGGGCACAGCTGATGGTGATCGGCTGATGGATGGTGAAAGACGTGGTGAAGCCGTCGAATTTGAAGTGTTGCAGGCATACAGGacctttgaagatgagatgagcaagGAAAAGGCTAAAGCTGCCCGTACGGGAGACATCCATATTGCCATTAAGAGTCTGGATGAAGTGGATTCGTTGTTTTCTAAGGTTTCTGGGTCAAAGAATAATGGTTTACTAGCACACGATGCTAGGGCTATAGTCAGTATCAGCGAACTAGCGCAGATGAGTgtgagaaatttgaaatttgacGATTCAAGGAGTTTGGTTaacttggaagatgttCTTAATTGCTGTAAGAGGTATATGTTGGGTAGCTTTTTCAGTCTAAATGGAATTACAGAGAGCGTGTCGCCATCAGCTCAAGCACTGGAGCATACTGACACGGCTGACAGCGAGCGAGAGAGAACACCTGTTGATGGGGAGGAGAATACACCTGTTGATGATGGTTCAGATAGATTAAAGCTCAGTTCCAAGAGAAAATCGTATTTGCAGCAATTTGCGACCTATGAGGAATTCCATCAATTCAATTGGTTTAAAATGGGCTCACTATTTGACATTGTGAGTCGAAACGTGGCGATCGTAGATCATCTATCTGGCCCGTTGTCGTTACAGAGGAAAGAGAGGGCTCCAATAACGCGGAGGGCTCGCCAACTTGACGGCAACAGCGAGGTTGAAACTGCATCAAAGGTCTCCGCGGAATCACTGGCGACAGAAGAGCTTACGACACCTGTCCTGGTTCGAGAGTGTTATAAGAAGGTTAAACAAAAGAAGGGCCATGATCCCATAAACCTGTTCAAACTGGTAATTGATCCTTTTTCATACGCCAAGTCGGTCGAGAATCTGTTCTACACAAGTTTCCTAATTAAAGAAGGTCATTTAGTCATGCAGGAGGATGACGAAGGTTTCCCCAGCGTACGAGTGAAGGAGAGCTTGCCGGCAGATCCAGACGCTAGGAAGCTTGAGGCGCTAAAAAGGCGAAACACCGCTCAGAATCACATCATATTTCAACTAGATATGCCAACATGGAAATCTCTTATAGATATATACGGCATCACATCGGCATTTCTAGATTGAACGGGTTAAGCATATGCATATTTACAGGGTTTATAAATTAATCTACAGTAGTCCATCCAGGGACTGTTAGTAGCTCAGAGAGTGGCCACTTACGTATGGGGGACACTTCCAGCTCCGTAGAGAATTTTTTTGACTCATAAAGTTCAATACCGGCCCAACCGATCATCACCGCATTATCTGTACAGAGATCGAGAGGTGGGTAGTGGAAAGTCTCGAAATTCGGGCACAGCTTAGTCTCCAGTAGATGACGTAGCCTCTTGTTGGCACCGACACCGCCAGAGCAAACCAAATGTCGTACTCCTATGAGTTTATCGCGGTTTAAGGCGATTACTTTTGATAGTCGTGTCATTATGTGGTTAAAGATGGCTTCTTGAGTCTGGTAAGCCATTGATCTGATTTGTTTTATTGTGTAGTTTTCAATGGGCTGCTTTAGGTTATTTCTTACAGCTGTCAGAAAAGGCGCAAATGAGAAAGCCTGGAGGTCTACTCGATTGTGCTTATTTTTCAGTGGGTTGGGCATTACCATTTGAATCTCAGTGTCATGGGCGCAGCTGGGATCTTCgtcaatgaatttttccaTCTCCTTTGCAATCATAGTTCCCTTAATACCCAACTCTCTACCGCATTTGTCCAAAGAGTCCCCCACAGCGATGTCCATTGAGTCACATATGATCTCATGATCAGTGATACTCTGCGACAAAACAACAGTAGTATGACCTCCACTCACCAGCAAGCTCAAAAATGGGTAACTAGGCCTTTCACCATTTGTCTCCATCCTGGGGACTAGCAAATGGCCTAGCATGTGGTGCATCCCCAACAGCGGCTTCTGCCATGCGACTGAGAGACCTTTAGCAAAGTCCAATCCTCCTGAAAGAGATCCAGGCATACCAGGTCCCCTAGTTACACATATGAGATCGATTTTAGGGAAGTTTGACAACTGCAGAGCTCGCTGTGTGAGACCGCctatcttcaattgatgatgtaAATGCGCCTTGGTGGGCACTATTCCACCCTGGGAGCTACTGTCTAATGTATTCTTCAGGTGAACAAGCACCTCTGGCGCAGTTTTGGAGTTTTTTCTATCCAATACAGCGACGCAAGTGTCATCGCATGAGGTTTCAATCGCCAGAACCTTGTAGGAACGCTGCAATCGCGAGAAAGGGTTAATAGCTCTGACAGGCCATCTGACAGGTCTCAATGTCATCTAGGAATGCAGTTCAGCTTTTTTTAGAATCTCCGTCGCTCTTCAACGTTCAACTCTTGCGTTGGCGTTTGAACCAACAGTTAAACAGGATCAAGCAGCGTGAAAAGAGCAAACTTGGACAGATTCGAATCAGCAAGCTCAAGTTAATGCTAAAGACCTTCGATTGAGCAGCCTAGAAGCCTCTATGATGGTATACTTCACGTGATTGTAGATGATAGAGTCATTATAGCGGTTTTCGACATTTTTTTGAAGTGGAAGATCTGTTCTGATAGTGAAAGTTATTCATCAAGACAACTCAATTTGATCACAATCTATTGGGCAAGTGTTTCGGGACGTTGGAAGAGGTCATAGTTTGCAGTTGGACTACTTGAATGAGCGGTTTGCCTTTAGTctatctctttctttcacACTCATTAATATTTTGACTACTATTGCAACTGAACAATAATTGACAACTCCGAACACAGTGATTGCCAGTTATATGATATGTGGCAATTCACTTCTTCCATACCCGTGGTTCATAAACACAACGATCATGCTCACGCAAAACCAGCTATAACGAACGCATATGGAGCAACTGGAAGTGGTGACGATAAGGGAAAGGAGAGCGAATTCGAGGATGCAGAGACCAACAGCTCTATTTTCCACTGTGCTGTAGCCGGAGGTCTTGGTGGGGCCATTGGTGACACAGCAATGCATTCTTTAGATACCGTTAAGACGAGGCAACAGGGAGCACCTAGTGCTGGGAAGTACAAAAATATGTTGACAGCCTATAGGACGATCTTTGCACAAGAAGGTGTAAGAAGAGGTTTGTATGGGGGTTATGGAGCGGCTATGCTTGGTTCTTTTCCCAGTGCAGCCATATTTTTCAGCACTTATGAGTACTCtaagaggaagatgatagACGATTGGCAGGTAAATGAAACCGCTACACATTTGACCGCTGGATTCCTCGGTGATCTAGTGTCCAGTATTGTGTACGTTCCTTCCGAAGTGTTGAAGACGAGGTTACAATTGCAAGGTAGATACAACAACCCATTTTTCGACTCTGGCTACAATTACAAAAACTTACGAGATACGATTTCCACGATAGTGAAGACAGAAGGAGTTGGAGCGTTGCTTTTCGGTTACAAAGCTACGCTAGCGAGAGATTTACCATTTAGTGCTTTGCAGTTTGCATTTTACGAGAAATTTAGACAGTGGGCATTCGCCATCGAGGGAAAGGACATTGGTGCGGATGATTTATCAGTAGCTGGTGAGATATACACTGGTGCATCTGCTGGTGGGTTAGCGGGTATAATAACAACGCCTTTAGATGTTATCAAGACTCGTGTTCAAACCCAGCAGCCGTCGTCAGCTGATGTATCCTCTGCAAAGCCACTTAAACTTTCGGGATCACTTTTCGGCAGTTTGAGAACAGTCTACACATCCGAAggattctttggtttcttcagCGGCGTCGGACCAAGGTTCGTATGGACTAGTATACAAAGCAGCATCATGCTGCTTCTGTACCAGATGACACTGCGAAGTTTGAACAACTCGTTCTCCAAGGTGGAAAAACTGAAATGATCATCCTGTAATATCAAGCATAAAATGAGGAACGATTTCCTCTCGATCTGTACATAACAAACTGTCCATAAACTTTATGCATATTCTAAAAGTTAAATAGAATCCAATGTTGCCCAAGTTATTTTCTTGCATTGCATTTGAGGTTTAGTTGGGAATTATagaaattcaaagattgtGTGGAAATACTGAGATTGAGATTTTGGTGTAGGCCAAATATTTCTGAAATAGCCTAAGATCTACAGTAGAGTGAAATACGCAGTCTGAGAGGATAGAAACTACTTGGCGTGATTTTTCATGGTATAATTTGTTATTTCCCCATAATGTGTAGAAACCGTTCAAGCGAGATTCGAAATACTTAAATCATCACTATATCGAAATCTGAAAAGTTGCAATTCAAAAAAGATCGAAGATGCAGTACGTTGGACGAGCTATTGACTCTGTATCAAAGACTTGGTCTTCGATCAACCCTGCCACTCTTTCTGGTGCGATCGATGTGATTGTGGTTGATCATCCTGATGGAACTCTTGCATGCTCCCCGTTCCACGTTCGATTCGGTAAATTCCAGATTTTAAAACCATCCCAAAAGAAGGTTGAAGTGATTGTTAATGGTAAATCTACCAACATTCCAATGAAGCTTGGCGATTCCGGAGAAGCTTATTTTGTCTTCCAGACGTCTTCCGACTTTCATGGAATCCCTAACGACCTTTTGGCATCGCCTGTGGTAAGTGCTACAAGCAGCCCATCCCAATCACCACATTCTAGTAGTACTCGTTTGGACAGTGATACTGCCAATGAAGCGGGAAAGAGCGAAGATAagaaagttcttgaagaaccaGATTTTTTGGATATAAACGATGCAGGATCCACTGAAGATCGAACACACTCAACGATATCTAGTAACAGCAATAGTCCTACTCCTGTTTCCAGAACCAAGATGTTccaagaaaaattgaataagAGACTAACTCAAATTCATATACCCAGCACTTTGGAGAATAATGGAGATTTGTTACTGGACATAGAAGGTTACAAACCCAATAAAGATATGATGCATGATACAGataatcaattgaaacagttGTTGCAGGACGAGCTTGGGAACGAATCCGATATCTCTAATTTCGTGAAGGAAGACGGCAAGGGTAATATAAGAATAGTAAATCCATATGAACATGACCATCTTACTCCGCCAGGATCACCTTTATTGCTGACTGATGAATCAAGTTCGAATATGGACTCCAGACCGGAAACAGCCGACTCCACCACTGTTTCATCAGACGTTGAAAGTCACAATGAATCACAAGAACCAGTCGGGACCAGTTGCGGCCAACAATATATCAAGACTCTGAGATTATCAAGTGATCAGCTCAAATGCTTGGATTTGAAGTACGGTGAAAACGATCTAACTTTTTCTGTTGATCAGGGCAGGGCCGTGGTAACATCGAAGTTGTTCGTTTGGAGATGGGACATCCCCATTGTTATAAGTGATATTGATGGTACAATCACCAAGTCAGATGCTTTGGGCCATGTTATGACTATGATCGGTAAGGACTGGACACATTCAGGTGTTGCCAAACTGTTCACCGAAATTTACCGCAATAATTACAATGTGCTATATTTGACCGCAAGAAGTGCAGGACAGGCAGACTCCACCAGAAGCTACCTCCGGTCAATTGTGCAAAATGGAAACAAACTTCCTTTAGGACCGGTTATACTCTCACCAGATAGAACGATGGCGGCATTAAGACGTGAAgtcatcttgaagaagccCGAAGTTTTCAAGATTGCATGTTTGAACGATATCAGATCCTTATACTTCAGACCACAAGAGAAACCGAATAATTCAAATGACGGACGTGgtgaggatgaagaggaagaagatccAGATGAAAGGCCTACACCTTTCTTTGCAGGATTCGGCAACAGAATCACTGATGCGCTTTCCTATAGGACAGTCGGTATTCCGAGCTCAAGAATTTTTACAATTAATCCCGATGGCGAAGTGCATATGGAACTATTGGAGTTGGCAGGTTATAAGAGTTCTTACGTTTTCATCAACGAGTTGGTGGACCATTTTTTCCCACCTGTGGTGCGTAGCGATGATGAAATGGGAAGTATAACTTCGATGACTCCAGGATCCCCTGCGAATAACACTCTCGATCTCGACGGCAATGCCGATAGTAATATACTtatgaggaagaagcaagagaagaaattcacCGATGTTAATTTTTGGAGAGAGCCGATTCTCGACATCGATGATCTTTCCGATATAAGTCAAAGTGATGACGAGAACAATACATCTAATAAAGGGCCCGAGAATTTGACGAACGCATTTAAGGGAAAGGCATCTGAAGATTCgacaaagaagaacgaAAGTCGAAGATTCTCGTTAATTGGCAGATCGGCCCCTGACCGTACAGATGATGTTGGGACACTTCATGTGCGACAAAATGCGGATGAAAATGCGTACGGcaagaacttttcaacaccaaagaaaaacaGACGTCCTTCAAGTAAAGAGGAGATCGGAAAACAAATATATCTCGAGCTGGGGTCGCCGTTGACCTCACCAAGGTTGAATCACATCGATTCCAGAGATCTCGATGACCACCTAAAGAATTTCTCCATATCAAGGCCCGCACCGGCTATTGCTGGAGTTTCAAAAGTTAATGTCATGGACGATAACCATTCGGTGACCAGTGACGAAACCTCAGCTCATCAACCCGATCATATCACCAACCGTAATGATGAAGGCGAAGAGGACGACAGCATGGACGACGAATTcgacgaagatgattttATAGATTAATAGTTTTGTGAAATACCTATGAATGCAACTCAGACCCTTGCATGATCGCCCACAAATATATTTATTTTATATCATCAAAAGTATCTTACGAGATAAGAGTCGTCGGAACTAAACTATAGGATATCAGTGAAGACATTACAGCAAGTCGATATTGTTTTAAGACCAATTGAGTGAACTGGTACGTTGATTTGACTCTTATAACATATAACCAGCTATATATATGGATATATCAAAAAGGCATCACGTGTACATTCTTATACACCTGCAAGCGAAGGAATCCATGGGAAACCAACCAGGCTAATTGGATAGGCAGAGCAAGGCGTCATTAGATATATTGAATACATCTTGTGTGAGTCAGGAGGTAATTGGGAGCTGTCACCATTGACTGCGGGAATGAATGACCTTAAAGATGGTCAAGATGAGGTCAAAGTAGTGGTATCTGACGCAATGGCAAAGAACTCCAGACAGTTATTAAATGCTCATGTGTACAATTATTTGATTGTgaatgaaagatttgacACCGCAAGACAGTTTTTACTGGAGGCAGATGTGCCAGTTTTTGAGGAGAGAAACAGGTCCAATGAAGAAAGGGTACGACGAAAACAGGAATTGAATGGCGATTTGCTGCCGGCGAAAATGTTGATGGATTGCAAAGAGACATTTTTATATGAATGGTGGGAATCTTTTGACAGTTTGCAGAAATTTGTGGATAATACGCCGTCAGAGACTTTTAAGAGCAGAAATTCACTAAGTGAACCCATTGTGCCATTGGCCGCACCTAATAATATGAGTACTTACAATATGATGGGGATGAGGACGCCGCAGGGCCCTCCTCCATCGTCAATGCCCAGAAATACGGGTTCTATGCCACATCAGGTGCCCTCCGTTTCGAATAATGCGAGCCCGAGTTTTATACCAAATGGTCCGTATGCGAATTTTGAAGTCAACGAAGATGGCACACCTAATTTTTATTCACAGGACAATGCCGTATTTTCAAGGCAGCGGTAGTTGGAATCAGCCGAGATAATTGTTTTAGCGGTACCAGTTCACTGCCTGCAAGTCACGACATTATTAGATGTGAAATATTCAGGTATTAGAGCTTTGGATTGGATAAGAAATTGAGTCCCCCCTAAAATGCTGACATACATGAGAACGAAGCCAGGCAACTGAAGCAAATTACCTTGAATAAATCATTGTTTTGATTTATTGCaacgaaaaaaaaatctcGTGGCATCAGGCTGCACCAAGTCCTGCATCAACTGCTTCAAGAATCAAAGTATGCTTACGTAACTACCTAATCAATAAAGGACAAATCATATCTCCCGTACTTCACTAGATTAAACAATTGTTATTACTCTTCGATGTATTCGCCTGCTATTTTAGAATATTTTTGATTGGCTGAAGTCCGTATAAACATTCTTTGCGCCCAATTCTGTCCAGTCAAAACTCTATCCGTTTCACGGAACCTGCAGTACAACCATATTATAATACCAAAGACCAAAGATCACCAAAAAAACTAATTGGAACAGCTTTCCGTAAGACTTTAAATCATTAAAATTTGTGGTTTCGTGGTCTAGTTGGTTATGGCATCTGCTTAACACGCAGAACGTCCCCAGTTCGATCCTGGGCgaaatcattttttgtTACCACCATCCTGTTTTTGTTTACGGTTTATCGAATTTGATCAGATATTGAAAATTCGTGTTGGCGTTCAACGTTCGAGCTGTTCAAAGATTCCTTAGATTGATGATCTAGTGGCTCTATCTCTATTGGGAACATCTGACTGGTAGCTCGAAGTTTAGCTTTTACATTTTCCTGGTTTTTTAACGTTTTCTCGAAGAGTTTGTAGGAGTACAGAACTCGATCATGAGGGAAGAGGTAAAGGAACCCTCAATTCAATTTCCCGGACTTCAAATCTTTTCGTCATGGAAAGTTGGTTCACCGAGCGGTCGTGGACTTCAGAGGATTCCCAGTAAACCTGCGTTTAATTCACAATTTTTACCCTCAGAGGAAACTTTGGCAACAGTCTCCCATAATGATAGTCCTCTAGCCCCTCATGCATCATGGATCAAGTTTCCAGAGAGGAAGAGTACGGAACTGCATGACTATTCACCGACAGTAGTGGGATCAGACTGCTTTGAAAGGTATGAAGTAGCGGAGAAGACGCAAGTCACCGATTTCTGGACTAGAATTACCGATGGGatattcaaagatttgtttTGTGATAGTGATGGCCAGTTCCATGAAGAATTCCAATATACAGTAATATCATCggatttcttgaatgatCCTGAAGGTTTTAGATTCTCCTTCACGGGTAAGAAATCTATTATGGATTTTCATAAACCATTAGAGGTTCG of the Torulaspora delbrueckii CBS 1146 chromosome 7, complete genome genome contains:
- the MSS11 gene encoding Mss11p (similar to Saccharomyces cerevisiae MSS11 (YMR164C); ancestral locus Anc_2.346), producing the protein MNDLKDGQDEVKVVVSDAMAKNSRQLLNAHVYNYLIVNERFDTARQFLLEADVPVFEERNRSNEERVRRKQELNGDLLPAKMLMDCKETFLYEWWESFDSLQKFVDNTPSETFKSRNSLSEPIVPLAAPNNMSTYNMMGMRTPQGPPPSSMPRNTGSMPHQVPSVSNNASPSFIPNGPYANFEVNEDGTPNFYSQDNAVFSRQR
- the MME1 gene encoding Mme1p (similar to Saccharomyces cerevisiae YMR166C; ancestral locus Anc_2.344), which gives rise to MWQFTSSIPVVHKHNDHAHAKPAITNAYGATGSGDDKGKESEFEDAETNSSIFHCAVAGGLGGAIGDTAMHSLDTVKTRQQGAPSAGKYKNMLTAYRTIFAQEGVRRGLYGGYGAAMLGSFPSAAIFFSTYEYSKRKMIDDWQVNETATHLTAGFLGDLVSSIVYVPSEVLKTRLQLQGRYNNPFFDSGYNYKNLRDTISTIVKTEGVGALLFGYKATLARDLPFSALQFAFYEKFRQWAFAIEGKDIGADDLSVAGEIYTGASAGGLAGIITTPLDVIKTRVQTQQPSSADVSSAKPLKLSGSLFGSLRTVYTSEGFFGFFSGVGPRFVWTSIQSSIMLLLYQMTLRSLNNSFSKVEKLK
- the PAH1 gene encoding phosphatidate phosphatase PAH1 (similar to Saccharomyces cerevisiae PAH1 (YMR165C); ancestral locus Anc_2.345), which encodes MQYVGRAIDSVSKTWSSINPATLSGAIDVIVVDHPDGTLACSPFHVRFGKFQILKPSQKKVEVIVNGKSTNIPMKLGDSGEAYFVFQTSSDFHGIPNDLLASPVVSATSSPSQSPHSSSTRLDSDTANEAGKSEDKKVLEEPDFLDINDAGSTEDRTHSTISSNSNSPTPVSRTKMFQEKLNKRLTQIHIPSTLENNGDLLLDIEGYKPNKDMMHDTDNQLKQLLQDELGNESDISNFVKEDGKGNIRIVNPYEHDHLTPPGSPLLLTDESSSNMDSRPETADSTTVSSDVESHNESQEPVGTSCGQQYIKTLRLSSDQLKCLDLKYGENDLTFSVDQGRAVVTSKLFVWRWDIPIVISDIDGTITKSDALGHVMTMIGKDWTHSGVAKLFTEIYRNNYNVLYLTARSAGQADSTRSYLRSIVQNGNKLPLGPVILSPDRTMAALRREVILKKPEVFKIACLNDIRSLYFRPQEKPNNSNDGRGEDEEEEDPDERPTPFFAGFGNRITDALSYRTVGIPSSRIFTINPDGEVHMELLELAGYKSSYVFINELVDHFFPPVVRSDDEMGSITSMTPGSPANNTLDLDGNADSNILMRKKQEKKFTDVNFWREPILDIDDLSDISQSDDENNTSNKGPENLTNAFKGKASEDSTKKNESRRFSLIGRSAPDRTDDVGTLHVRQNADENAYGKNFSTPKKNRRPSSKEEIGKQIYLELGSPLTSPRLNHIDSRDLDDHLKNFSISRPAPAIAGVSKVNVMDDNHSVTSDETSAHQPDHITNRNDEGEEDDSMDDEFDEDDFID